In Pyrus communis chromosome 1, drPyrComm1.1, whole genome shotgun sequence, the following are encoded in one genomic region:
- the LOC137733480 gene encoding folate synthesis bifunctional protein, mitochondrial-like encodes MNIVKQLVPTVKRLNDVTKYCRASCSSFIHSSPNFSAQVHSPDQEVVIALGSNVGDRLHNFNEALQLMRKSGIHITRHAYLYETAPAYVTDQPNFLNSAVRAVTQLGPHELLGALKKIEKDMGRTDGIRYGPRPIDLDILFYGKQRITSEILLVPHERIWERPFVMAPLMDLLGSSIDSDTVSCWHSFSNHSDGLFDSWEKLGGEPLIGKEGLKRVLPIGNGFWNWSTRTSVMGILNLTPDSFSDGGKYQSVEAAISQVRSMISEGADMIDIGAQSTRPMASRISVQQELDRLIPVLEAVIGLPEAEGKIVCVDTFYSEVAEEAVSKGAHIVNDVSAGQLDSNMLKVVADLKVPYIAMHMRGDPSTMQNSENLQYDNVCKLVVSELYSKVREAEILGIPAWRMIIDPGLGLSKNCEHNLEILMGLPNIQAEIGRRSLALSHAPILIRPSRKKFLGEVCNRTAATERDAATVASVTAAVLGGANIVRVHNVRDNVDAVKLCDAMLRQRRSIPPSNKK; translated from the exons ATGAATATAGTCAAGCAGCTCGTGCCCACAGTGAAGCGATTGAATGATGTCACAAAGTATTGTCGAG CATCATGTTCTTCTTTCATACATTCATCCCCAAACTTCTCAGCACAAGTTCATTCTCCAGACCAGGaggtagtgattgctttgggaAGCAATGTGGGTGACAGACTGCATAATTTCAATGAAGCCTTGCAGTTAATGAGAAAATCAGGCATACACATCACAAGACATGCTTACTTGTATGAGACAGCACCAGCCTATGTGACTGATCAGCCTAATTTTCTCAACTCTGCTGTTAGAGCTGTTACACAACTTGGGCCTCATGAGTTGTTAGGAGCactgaagaaaattgaaaaggacATGGGTCGTACTGATGGTATTAGGTATGGTCCCAGGCCAATCGACTTGGATATATTGTTCTATGGAAAGCAAAGAATCACTTCTGAGATTCTTCTGGTCCCCCATGAAAGAATTTGGGAAAGACCATTTGTAATGGCCCCACTAATGGATTTGCTGGGTTCAAGTATTGACAGCGATACAGTTTCTTGTTGGCATTCTTTCTCAAACCATTCTGATGGGCTTTTTGATTCTTGGGAGAAATTGGGCGGTGAACCACTTATTGGAAAGGAAGGACTGAAGAGGGTTTTGCCTATTGGAAACGGCTTTTGGAACTGGTCAACAAGAACCTCGGTAATGGGTATCCTTAATTTGACCCCAGATAGTTTCAGTGATGGAGGAAAGTATCAGTCTGTGGAGGCAGCAATTTCTCAGGTCCGTTCAATGATTTCAGAGGGGGCAGATATGATTGATATTGGCGCACAGTCTACACGGCCAATGGCTTCTAGGATTTCAGTTCAACAAGAACTGGATAGACTAATTCCTGTCTTAGAAGCAGTTATTGGGCTGCCTGAAGCAGAGGGAAAGATTGTATGTGTGGACACATTTTATTCAGAAGTTGCGGAAGAAGCAGTCAGTAAGGGTGCTCATATTGTAAATGATGTATCTGCTGGGCAGTTGGACTCTAACATGTTAAAAGTCGTTGCTGACCTTAAAGTTCCTTACATTGCAATGCACATGAGGGGAGATCCATCGACAATGCAGAACAGCGAGAACCTGCAATATGATAATGTTTGTAAACTGGTTGTGTCTGAGTTATACTCAAAGGTGAGAGAAGCTGAAATATTAGGCATCCCAGCTTGGAGGATGATAATTGACCCTGGACTTGGACTTTCAAAGAACTGTGAACACAATTTGGAAATCTTGATGGGGTTACCAAATATTCAAGCAGAGATTGGGAGGAGAAGTTTGGCTTTGTCTCATGCGCCCATACTAATTAGACCTTCGAGAAAGAAATTTTTAGGTGAAGTTTGTAATCGCACTGCCGCAACTGAGAGAGATGCTGCTACTGTTGCTTCTGTCACTGCCGCAGTCCTGGGCGGAGCAAATATTGTAAGAGTACATAATGTAAGAGATAATGTAGATGCTGTAAAGCTATGTGATGCAATGCTGAGACAGAGGAGATCTATTCCTCCAAGTAATAAAAAATGA